A genome region from bacterium SCSIO 12844 includes the following:
- a CDS encoding isopenicillin N synthase family oxygenase, producing MAIPILDFSSINNEVPRYDKLAKSFYDAYSTLGFGLITNHGVNKSLIDQLFQQMKAFHALPEAIKMKYKYTQYLRGYLPGNISTLKSSTLANVTKPNQSESYMILNEALTEEEKLYLDQTPFGGVQIWPEELPEFQKVAQNYYQALINLSGHLVKILALALKLPEDYFKPYFSQPNIFFRMLFYPPRPIDTPSDVYGSAPHTDYGCFTLLLQDSIGGLQVKDTDDTWIDVTTDQYTFILNTGDMIERWSNGTLKSTPHRVINKSNNKPRYSVPFFYNCNLDTIVQPLATCIGTNHPALFEPVNYGDALTNKIITNYTFLK from the coding sequence ATGGCTATTCCAATTTTAGATTTTAGTAGTATAAATAATGAAGTACCACGTTATGATAAGCTTGCGAAATCATTTTATGATGCCTATTCAACGCTTGGCTTTGGTTTAATTACAAATCATGGCGTCAATAAGAGCCTTATTGATCAGTTATTTCAACAAATGAAAGCCTTTCATGCCTTACCAGAAGCAATCAAGATGAAATATAAATATACACAATATTTAAGAGGCTATTTGCCAGGAAATATTTCAACGTTAAAGTCATCGACACTTGCCAATGTGACTAAACCAAATCAAAGTGAATCCTATATGATTTTAAATGAAGCCTTAACTGAAGAAGAAAAGCTTTACTTAGATCAGACACCATTTGGCGGTGTACAAATTTGGCCAGAAGAATTACCTGAATTTCAAAAAGTAGCGCAAAATTATTATCAGGCGCTGATAAATTTAAGTGGGCATCTGGTGAAAATTTTAGCACTTGCATTAAAATTACCTGAGGATTATTTTAAGCCATACTTTAGCCAGCCAAATATTTTCTTTCGTATGTTATTTTATCCACCAAGACCAATCGATACACCAAGTGATGTCTATGGCTCAGCCCCTCACACTGACTATGGTTGCTTTACCTTATTATTACAGGATTCAATCGGTGGCTTACAAGTTAAAGATACAGATGATACTTGGATTGATGTGACAACAGACCAGTATACATTTATCTTAAATACAGGTGATATGATTGAACGTTGGAGTAATGGTACTTTAAAGTCAACACCACATAGAGTAATCAATAAGAGTAATAATAAACCAAGATATTCTGTGCCATTTTTTTATAATTGTAATTTAGATACAATTGTTCAACCATTAGCGACTTGTATTGGTACTAATCATCCTGCTTTATTTGAGCCAGTTAATTATGGTGATGCATTAACTAATAAAATTATTACTAATTATACATTTTTAAAATAG
- a CDS encoding VUT family protein produces MKIDLTSASNINDQNTSPKNTQYNTYHFLVSLYCILFFLSNITASKVIILFNLSFYTAIVPAAIFIYSVSFFIDDIITDIYGFNAARNAIKTALKLNFIALILLFLIALIHGINQHDPIYEITFGQYGITIRVFILSFISFAISELTNSYILSKLKIRDYRNHKPQSLSYNPLKNLRLIRRFLLSTSIGALLDSFIFCFGAFSFTGLSFQQIFMMAVTQYVIKMLYELLACPFITSTLCTYIKRKEKIDTLDKQLTFNISGFSANHTNRLNQITH; encoded by the coding sequence ATGAAGATAGATTTAACTAGCGCATCAAACATAAATGATCAAAATACAAGTCCGAAAAATACTCAGTACAATACATATCATTTTTTAGTTTCACTTTATTGTATTTTATTTTTTCTCTCAAATATTACCGCTTCAAAAGTAATCATTCTTTTTAACCTATCTTTTTATACCGCAATCGTGCCAGCAGCGATATTCATTTATTCTGTCTCATTTTTTATCGATGATATCATTACCGATATCTATGGTTTTAATGCTGCACGCAATGCCATTAAAACTGCATTAAAATTAAATTTTATAGCTTTGATTTTATTATTTTTAATTGCTTTAATCCATGGCATTAATCAACATGATCCAATCTATGAAATAACCTTTGGTCAGTATGGTATTACAATTAGAGTCTTTATCTTATCGTTTATCAGCTTTGCTATTAGTGAGTTAACGAATAGTTATATTTTATCTAAATTAAAAATACGTGATTATCGAAATCATAAGCCTCAAAGTTTAAGTTATAACCCACTGAAAAATCTAAGACTCATTCGCAGATTTTTATTATCAACCAGCATTGGTGCACTCTTGGATTCTTTTATTTTTTGTTTTGGCGCATTTAGTTTTACTGGATTAAGCTTTCAACAAATTTTTATGATGGCAGTTACTCAATATGTCATAAAAATGCTCTATGAATTACTTGCTTGTCCTTTTATTACATCAACTTTATGCACCTATATTAAACGTAAAGAAAAAATTGATACACTAGATAAGCAACTAACATTTAACATTAGCGGTTTCTCAGCTAATCATACAAATAGGCTAAATCAGATCACTCACTAA
- a CDS encoding DUF2188 domain-containing protein: MTKGKNQHVLPHQDGWAVKGEGNTKATKICATQKEAVQLAKQIARNQNAGTKIHSKNGQIRSV, encoded by the coding sequence ATGACTAAAGGCAAAAATCAACATGTATTACCCCATCAAGATGGTTGGGCTGTAAAAGGCGAAGGTAATACTAAAGCAACGAAAATCTGTGCAACACAAAAAGAAGCAGTTCAACTTGCTAAACAAATTGCCAGAAATCAAAATGCAGGGACTAAAATCCATAGTAAAAATGGACAAATCAGAAGCGTATAG
- a CDS encoding mechanosensitive ion channel — protein MTHYVKKHIFHIIMLLFFSISYCSAAVKDEHFSIENANATFDQIALKLSTENLKPINFEQAIKTLSDLRQQATICFEENSAQLQSINNQLQGLKTANQFQLGRKDVNYLVDKKNKLIQTVSECRLFKIRTDEAINAYINTLHSLTTSKLLMKEKTIWYQFSDINSLSKAFETISIDKIFNHILFENWYLFLSIIILYFIYWYFLKWVLYNPTKQLKNEQLTKFEQYEKKLYRRMNILGLLGLIGIFIYFALSLSQSPKLIIDLTFELLIICGCICLFWCALLIKMLITYPLFYRLLITLFAIVLISIIALTAYGYHNLAIYLLRNIFLSALGIIAIVYINKLIIYAISKLDESKKLWQQKLRFYLGVKPNKKLPETVILKVIANILIVILYLTFLVYLWGWKTAYPHQFIFALSNGFELFQIEIDIFQILLAIFIFVVLCFVSRFFSASISKKYQKEDKDLQVAMASIIGYASFSLAILIALLVSGVNFTGLAIIAGALSVGIGLGLQDIVNNFVSGIVLLLEKPIRPGDRIIVGETEGFVKKVRIRSTQITTMAKSDVIVPNADLIKNQVTNYMFRDPYWRIACSVGVAYGSDIELVREVLLSVAKEHPSVIQTEPDQPCVLFREFADSSLNFELWCIIHDVNNKFKIQSDLNFAIDHAFKKYNIVIAFPQRDVHLYQHEK, from the coding sequence TTGACTCACTATGTAAAAAAGCATATTTTTCATATCATCATGCTCTTATTTTTTAGTATTTCTTATTGTTCTGCAGCAGTAAAGGATGAACATTTTTCCATTGAAAATGCGAATGCGACTTTTGATCAAATTGCCTTAAAATTATCAACTGAAAACTTAAAACCAATAAACTTTGAACAAGCTATTAAAACCTTATCTGACTTACGTCAACAAGCAACTATTTGTTTTGAGGAAAATTCAGCACAGCTTCAATCAATCAACAATCAATTACAAGGCTTAAAAACAGCGAATCAATTTCAACTTGGTCGTAAAGATGTTAACTATTTAGTTGATAAAAAAAATAAACTGATTCAAACGGTATCAGAGTGCCGCTTATTTAAAATTCGTACTGATGAAGCGATTAACGCTTATATCAACACATTACATAGTCTAACAACTTCAAAGCTATTGATGAAAGAAAAGACAATTTGGTATCAGTTTAGTGATATTAATAGCTTAAGTAAAGCTTTTGAAACGATATCAATTGACAAAATCTTCAATCACATTTTATTTGAAAACTGGTATCTTTTTTTATCGATTATTATCTTATATTTCATCTATTGGTACTTTCTTAAATGGGTATTATATAACCCTACAAAGCAACTCAAAAATGAACAGTTAACTAAGTTTGAGCAATACGAAAAGAAACTATATCGCCGTATGAATATACTCGGTTTATTAGGCCTTATTGGTATTTTTATTTATTTCGCCTTAAGCCTTAGTCAATCACCTAAACTGATTATTGATTTAACATTTGAACTACTTATTATTTGTGGCTGTATCTGTTTATTCTGGTGTGCATTACTGATTAAAATGTTAATCACATACCCATTATTTTATCGATTGCTAATAACTTTATTTGCAATTGTCCTAATTAGCATCATCGCATTAACTGCTTATGGTTATCATAATCTTGCCATTTATCTTTTGAGGAACATTTTTCTCTCAGCATTAGGCATAATTGCTATTGTCTATATTAATAAATTAATTATCTATGCAATTTCAAAACTTGATGAGAGTAAAAAATTATGGCAACAAAAATTAAGATTTTACTTAGGTGTAAAGCCAAATAAAAAATTACCAGAGACAGTAATACTAAAAGTTATAGCTAATATTTTAATTGTTATTCTCTATCTAACTTTTCTTGTTTATCTCTGGGGTTGGAAAACAGCCTACCCACATCAGTTTATCTTTGCGTTATCCAATGGTTTTGAATTATTTCAAATCGAAATTGATATTTTTCAAATTCTTTTAGCAATATTTATCTTTGTAGTTTTATGTTTTGTTAGTCGCTTTTTTAGCGCATCGATCTCAAAAAAATATCAAAAAGAAGATAAAGACCTTCAAGTTGCTATGGCATCAATTATTGGTTATGCTTCATTTTCACTTGCTATTTTAATTGCCTTATTAGTCTCTGGTGTTAACTTTACTGGCCTTGCAATTATTGCAGGTGCGTTATCAGTTGGAATCGGCTTAGGTCTTCAAGATATCGTAAATAACTTTGTCTCAGGTATCGTACTTTTACTTGAAAAACCGATTAGGCCAGGTGATCGAATCATCGTTGGCGAGACAGAAGGTTTTGTAAAAAAAGTGCGCATTCGCTCAACTCAAATTACAACAATGGCAAAATCTGATGTGATAGTACCAAATGCTGATCTAATCAAAAATCAAGTTACCAATTACATGTTTAGAGACCCATATTGGCGTATTGCTTGTAGTGTCGGTGTTGCCTATGGTAGCGATATTGAGCTTGTTAGAGAAGTATTATTATCAGTCGCAAAAGAGCATCCAAGTGTTATCCAAACAGAACCGGATCAGCCATGTGTTTTATTTAGAGAGTTTGCTGATAGTTCATTAAACTTTGAACTGTGGTGTATCATTCACGATGTTAACAATAAATTCAAAATTCAAAGTGACCTTAATTTTGCCATTGATCATGCGTTTAAAAAATATAATATTGTCATTGCTTTCCCACAAAGAGATGTACATTTATATCAACATGAAAAATAA
- a CDS encoding mechanosensitive ion channel, with protein MNFNKLFDQSILPNLLHSLVAFIIIFILFIFVFWTFRNKCETEKQKSKLRSRLLYVAMCIFVITLIQIWIEGLTHIFTMLGLVAAGLVVSNKETIMNFVGFLIINWRGLFTEGDFVQIQNYTGYVDRIGILYFKLYETSELGQKQTTGKKLKLPNSLVITSPSITFSPDANVMLSQLRFIIDWQADTLKILASVESIIQQLLDNDYQSVSSYKDNYIKKRNKTLATLISLKPKIYAKLPYDKGKGLTVCVDYYAYVDDSKLIETKFWQALQKLTLEENITLIF; from the coding sequence ATGAACTTCAATAAACTATTTGATCAATCAATTCTGCCAAATTTATTACACAGTTTGGTAGCATTCATTATCATTTTTATTTTATTTATTTTTGTATTTTGGACTTTTAGAAATAAATGTGAAACTGAAAAGCAAAAATCAAAGCTTCGTTCAAGGCTACTTTATGTGGCGATGTGTATTTTTGTGATTACTTTAATTCAAATTTGGATTGAAGGTTTGACACATATTTTTACAATGCTTGGTTTAGTTGCCGCAGGTTTAGTTGTTAGTAATAAAGAAACGATTATGAACTTTGTTGGGTTTTTAATTATTAACTGGCGTGGTCTTTTTACTGAGGGTGATTTTGTTCAAATACAAAATTACACAGGTTATGTTGATCGAATAGGTATTTTATATTTTAAACTTTATGAAACATCTGAGTTAGGTCAAAAGCAGACTACGGGTAAAAAACTTAAATTACCAAATAGTTTAGTCATTACATCACCTAGCATTACTTTTTCACCTGATGCAAATGTGATGTTATCACAACTTCGTTTTATTATTGATTGGCAAGCAGATACATTAAAAATTTTAGCATCAGTAGAATCTATAATACAACAATTACTTGATAATGATTATCAGTCGGTTAGTTCATATAAGGATAATTATATTAAAAAACGCAATAAAACTTTAGCTACTTTGATTTCACTGAAGCCAAAGATATATGCTAAATTACCTTATGATAAAGGTAAGGGGTTAACAGTATGTGTAGATTACTATGCTTACGTTGATGATTCTAAGCTAATAGAGACTAAATTTTGGCAGGCATTACAAAAGTTAACATTAGAGGAAAATATAACACTTATATTTTAA
- the rimK gene encoding 30S ribosomal protein S6--L-glutamate ligase, translated as MKIAILSRKESLYSTNRLKESIENRGHEAFVIDYLNCYMDINSTKPCIRYQDEVLYFDAIIPRIGAKRTFYGTAIVRQFEAMGTYSINPSIAITRSRDKLRSHQILAMKGVDMPITGFASSPKDINRLIKLVNGPPLVIKLIEGTQGIGVVLAETKKAAESVMQTLIGLNANIIVQEFIEESKGEDIRCLVIGEKVVAAMRRQAEEGEFRANIHRGGSFELVKITKEERLAAVKAAKIMGLKMAGVDLLRSARGPLILEINSSPGLEGIEGATKKDIAGMIIDYIIQNAKPISSKSRYQG; from the coding sequence TTGAAAATTGCCATACTTTCACGTAAAGAAAGTTTATATTCAACGAATCGTTTAAAAGAATCGATTGAAAACCGTGGCCATGAAGCCTTTGTCATCGATTATTTAAATTGTTATATGGATATTAATTCAACAAAACCATGTATTCGTTATCAAGATGAAGTGTTATACTTTGATGCAATTATTCCAAGGATTGGTGCTAAAAGAACATTCTATGGTACAGCGATTGTGCGTCAGTTTGAGGCAATGGGTACTTATTCAATTAATCCATCAATTGCAATTACTAGATCAAGAGATAAACTTCGATCACACCAAATACTAGCGATGAAAGGCGTTGATATGCCAATTACGGGCTTTGCCAGTTCACCTAAAGATATTAATCGTTTAATTAAGCTTGTTAATGGACCGCCACTTGTAATTAAGCTAATTGAAGGTACACAAGGCATTGGTGTTGTCTTGGCAGAGACGAAAAAAGCTGCTGAAAGTGTTATGCAGACATTAATTGGTTTAAATGCAAATATTATTGTTCAAGAATTTATAGAAGAGTCAAAAGGAGAAGATATCCGCTGTCTTGTTATTGGTGAGAAAGTTGTTGCTGCAATGAGGCGTCAAGCTGAAGAAGGAGAGTTTCGAGCTAATATTCATCGAGGAGGCTCATTTGAACTTGTTAAAATTACTAAAGAAGAGCGCCTTGCAGCGGTTAAGGCTGCAAAAATAATGGGATTAAAAATGGCAGGAGTTGATCTTCTACGTTCTGCTAGAGGTCCTTTGATATTGGAAATTAACTCATCACCTGGCCTTGAAGGTATTGAAGGAGCAACAAAAAAAGATATTGCTGGTATGATTATAGATTATATTATACAAAACGCTAAACCAATTAGCAGTAAGAGCCGTTATCAAGGATAA
- a CDS encoding succinylglutamate desuccinylase/aspartoacylase family protein, which yields MDDVIEINKQTILLGEKKIILLPMPQLYDSTPLSMPVHVLRSKKSGPILCLSAAIHGDELNGIEIIRRILKHSALKQMKGTLIAIPIVNMYGFLYQDRYLMDRRDLNRVFPGSEKGSLASRLAHLISTEIINKVTHCIDLHTGSLHRTNLPQIRISSNCNDEMLAMAQAFHPPVILKTKLLDGSLRQYTANRNIPTLLYEAGESLRFDEYSIRTGVKGILNVMEFLGMIKKRAIKTKNNQLNSNIAQASYWVRASHSGIFQPKKLIGQQVKKGELLATIGNPTTIDEQALYSPISGVIIGKNILPIIHEGAALFHIASFQSIDLAKEHIENLQESYDEQIQG from the coding sequence ATGGATGATGTTATAGAAATCAATAAACAAACGATTCTTCTTGGTGAGAAAAAAATTATACTCCTACCTATGCCACAATTATATGATAGCACGCCCTTATCAATGCCTGTGCATGTGCTAAGGAGTAAAAAATCTGGACCTATTTTATGTTTGTCTGCTGCAATACATGGTGATGAATTAAATGGTATCGAGATTATACGGCGTATTCTCAAACACAGTGCATTAAAACAAATGAAAGGTACGCTAATTGCTATTCCTATTGTTAATATGTATGGTTTTCTCTATCAAGATCGTTATTTAATGGATCGAAGAGATTTAAATAGAGTATTTCCAGGATCAGAAAAAGGTTCACTGGCATCAAGGCTTGCACATCTAATTTCGACTGAAATTATTAATAAGGTCACTCATTGTATAGATTTACATACAGGTTCATTGCATCGAACTAATTTACCACAAATAAGAATTAGCTCAAATTGTAACGATGAAATGTTAGCAATGGCTCAAGCCTTTCATCCACCTGTAATTTTAAAGACCAAGCTATTAGATGGTTCTCTAAGGCAATATACAGCAAATAGAAATATTCCAACATTATTGTATGAAGCAGGTGAATCTTTACGCTTTGATGAATATTCCATTCGTACTGGTGTTAAAGGCATATTAAATGTGATGGAATTTTTAGGAATGATTAAAAAACGCGCGATAAAAACAAAAAATAATCAGCTTAATAGTAATATTGCTCAAGCAAGTTACTGGGTTAGGGCATCACATAGCGGTATTTTTCAACCAAAAAAATTAATCGGTCAACAAGTTAAAAAAGGTGAATTATTGGCAACAATTGGTAATCCTACAACAATCGATGAACAAGCACTGTATTCACCTATTTCAGGTGTTATTATTGGTAAAAATATATTACCAATTATTCATGAGGGTGCGGCATTATTTCATATCGCATCATTTCAATCAATTGATTTAGCAAAAGAGCATATAGAAAATTTACAAGAATCTTATGATGAGCAAATACAAGGATGA
- a CDS encoding ATP-dependent zinc protease produces MKSVKVISDKLLIGRNEWFSLSEFNIPLIKGKIDTGAKTSSLHAFDIQASIKDGIDIVEFKIHPLQNNTTITITCRTPIIDERYIMSSSGHKEKRFVVQTLLKIANVAWNVEMTLSNRDPLKYRMLIGREALKNKVLIDPSLICNQKKYSRKQTMDYYI; encoded by the coding sequence ATGAAAAGCGTAAAAGTAATTAGCGATAAGTTACTAATTGGCAGAAATGAATGGTTTTCGCTATCAGAATTTAATATACCATTGATTAAAGGAAAAATTGACACAGGTGCTAAAACATCATCGCTTCATGCATTTGATATCCAAGCAAGTATAAAAGATGGTATCGATATCGTTGAGTTTAAAATACATCCACTACAAAATAATACCACAATTACGATAACTTGTAGGACTCCAATTATCGATGAAAGATATATTATGAGTTCTAGTGGCCATAAAGAAAAAAGATTTGTTGTTCAAACATTATTAAAGATAGCCAATGTAGCTTGGAATGTTGAAATGACCTTATCTAATCGAGATCCATTAAAGTATCGAATGCTAATTGGAAGAGAAGCGTTAAAAAATAAAGTATTGATTGATCCAAGCCTTATTTGTAATCAAAAGAAATATAGTAGAAAACAGACAATGGATTATTATATTTAA
- a CDS encoding DUF4396 domain-containing protein, producing the protein MSLVLTIWFILLIISFIFVLFDSFFRVPISWVQALAWSIVTLYAGVIALIFYLITCRKRGVKAHDEYIKPIYKQAFNSQMHCIAGDATGVIIASIILAGFSVTNGLELVIEYVLGFICGLFIFQALMMLPMYNYQYLQAVKKTLFAETVSMNFVMMGMFLIMLILTEIWPQSMNPLSLYFWFKMDMAVVVSMLTAYPINYYLVKRKLKHGCMTSYGAKEDHTMMASDHNHHQNDHHAQLEGHNHHQVGHISLIKQFTWIVATFIILIVELWIINLFIPVNF; encoded by the coding sequence ATGTCATTAGTGCTTACAATTTGGTTTATACTTTTAATCATTAGTTTTATATTTGTCTTATTTGATAGTTTTTTTAGAGTGCCAATCTCTTGGGTTCAAGCATTGGCTTGGTCAATTGTAACACTGTATGCTGGGGTGATTGCTTTAATATTTTATTTAATTACCTGCCGTAAGCGTGGGGTTAAAGCACATGATGAATATATCAAACCGATCTATAAACAAGCGTTTAATAGTCAAATGCATTGTATTGCGGGAGATGCGACAGGTGTTATTATTGCCAGTATTATTTTAGCAGGATTTAGTGTTACTAATGGCTTAGAGCTTGTCATTGAATATGTATTAGGGTTTATCTGTGGATTATTTATTTTTCAAGCATTGATGATGCTGCCTATGTATAATTATCAATATCTTCAAGCAGTTAAAAAAACGCTTTTTGCTGAAACGGTTTCTATGAATTTTGTTATGATGGGCATGTTTTTGATAATGCTTATTCTAACAGAAATTTGGCCACAATCTATGAATCCTTTAAGTTTGTATTTCTGGTTTAAGATGGATATGGCTGTTGTGGTTTCAATGCTTACTGCCTATCCAATTAATTATTATTTAGTAAAGCGAAAACTAAAACATGGCTGTATGACCAGTTATGGTGCAAAAGAAGACCATACGATGATGGCATCCGATCACAACCATCATCAAAATGATCATCATGCTCAATTAGAAGGTCACAATCATCACCAAGTTGGTCATATTTCTTTAATAAAACAATTTACTTGGATTGTAGCGACATTTATTATTTTAATTGTTGAACTATGGATCATAAATTTATTTATTCCAGTTAATTTTTAG
- a CDS encoding aldo/keto reductase translates to MNNHIEIKALGLGTWRAAAGEVYDTVIEAIKIGYRHFDCAWIYGNEKEIGQAISDAIKMNLVKREDLFITSKLWNDSHGKNNVEAAFKRSLSALNLDYIDLYLIHWPVSFVEGIAFPESKEQLIANNFPLLLETWAEMEKLVDSGHIKSIGVSNFNIKKLDKLLDKARIKPVVNQVELHPYLAQDDLLAYCQDHQIILTAYSPLGSKGRDISDQGNSVLEHPVIRSISEKYHITEAQVLIAWAINRHTIVIPKSINPKRLTQNYQAQFVKLEENDMQMINQLDKKLRYVDGSFLAFENSEFTTEALWDK, encoded by the coding sequence ATGAATAATCATATAGAGATTAAAGCTTTAGGATTAGGTACTTGGAGAGCAGCAGCGGGAGAAGTATATGATACAGTGATTGAAGCGATAAAAATAGGTTATCGTCATTTTGATTGTGCTTGGATCTATGGTAATGAAAAAGAAATAGGTCAAGCCATTAGTGATGCAATAAAGATGAATTTAGTTAAGCGCGAAGATTTATTTATTACATCAAAATTATGGAATGATTCCCATGGAAAAAATAATGTAGAAGCTGCATTTAAGCGTAGTCTATCGGCATTGAATCTCGATTACATCGATTTATATTTAATTCACTGGCCAGTGAGCTTTGTAGAAGGTATCGCATTTCCAGAATCAAAAGAGCAGCTTATCGCGAATAATTTTCCACTATTACTTGAAACGTGGGCAGAGATGGAAAAGCTTGTAGATTCAGGTCATATAAAAAGTATTGGTGTTTCAAACTTTAATATTAAAAAATTAGATAAATTATTAGATAAGGCAAGGATTAAACCGGTTGTTAATCAAGTCGAACTTCATCCCTATTTAGCACAAGATGATTTATTAGCTTATTGTCAAGATCATCAAATCATATTAACTGCGTATTCACCACTTGGTTCTAAAGGTAGAGATATCAGTGATCAGGGTAATAGCGTTTTAGAGCACCCGGTGATTCGTTCAATTAGTGAGAAATATCATATTACCGAAGCACAAGTGTTAATTGCTTGGGCAATTAATCGTCATACGATTGTTATTCCAAAATCGATTAACCCTAAACGTTTAACACAGAATTATCAAGCACAGTTTGTTAAGCTTGAAGAAAATGATATGCAAATGATTAATCAATTAGATAAAAAGTTACGCTATGTTGATGGTAGTTTTTTAGCTTTTGAAAATAGTGAATTTACGACTGAAGCACTTTGGGATAAATAA
- a CDS encoding multidrug effflux MFS transporter, producing the protein MSKTLSDRLLVGLIACVMIIGQLGIDIYIPAMPEMRAYFSTSTHIIQLTLTYYLIGYGVGQLLFGPISDYFGRKPILILGLLIILLSTLLICMNQNAYVLLILRLIQGIGSASCAIIARSILRDRLDGKALVKAMSIVMALWSLTPLIAPIIGSYLQTLVDWQATFGFIFIFSFIILILILLGLPETNQSIRAYPLAPYHIAKNYYQILKNKMFLGCCITSVFVFAIITAYNTVTPFLYQQILNLTPTTYAWILSISSLMIILGAYFNHRLINFYSSVSITYTALVILLLSALILLILGLCHLVNLYVIVIPFAISTLCIGIVLPNTNTGLLLPFTKQLSGSAGALKGALQMLISAAIATLIALTSEQSQIPLAMIMLSLALISLIFFRWFVYSQKIND; encoded by the coding sequence ATGTCAAAAACACTTTCTGATCGCTTATTGGTTGGTCTAATTGCCTGTGTTATGATTATTGGCCAGCTAGGTATAGATATTTATATACCTGCAATGCCAGAGATGCGTGCCTATTTTTCAACTTCAACGCATATCATACAGCTAACTTTAACTTATTATTTGATTGGCTATGGTGTCGGTCAATTGCTATTTGGTCCGATTTCAGATTATTTTGGGCGTAAGCCAATATTGATCTTAGGTTTATTGATTATTTTGTTATCGACTTTATTAATTTGTATGAATCAAAATGCTTATGTTTTACTCATTTTAAGATTAATACAGGGTATTGGTAGTGCATCTTGTGCAATTATTGCCCGTAGTATTTTACGAGATCGATTAGATGGTAAAGCATTAGTTAAGGCAATGTCTATCGTTATGGCTTTATGGTCATTAACACCTTTAATTGCACCAATTATTGGCAGTTATTTACAAACATTGGTTGATTGGCAAGCAACCTTTGGTTTTATTTTTATATTCAGTTTTATCATATTAATTTTGATCCTTTTAGGGCTGCCAGAGACAAATCAGTCTATTAGAGCATATCCATTAGCACCTTATCATATAGCAAAAAATTACTATCAAATACTAAAAAATAAGATGTTTTTAGGCTGTTGTATCACTTCGGTATTTGTTTTTGCAATCATCACTGCATATAACACAGTAACACCTTTTCTATATCAACAAATACTAAACTTAACACCAACAACTTATGCATGGATTTTATCTATTAGCTCATTAATGATCATTTTAGGTGCCTATTTCAACCATCGATTAATTAATTTTTATAGCTCAGTATCAATTACTTACACTGCTTTAGTGATACTTTTATTATCAGCATTGATCTTATTAATTTTAGGCTTATGCCATTTAGTAAATCTATATGTAATTGTTATTCCATTTGCCATATCCACACTGTGTATTGGTATCGTCCTTCCAAATACCAATACAGGTTTATTATTACCATTTACTAAACAATTAAGCGGCAGTGCCGGTGCATTAAAAGGAGCATTACAAATGTTAATTAGTGCAGCTATTGCGACATTGATTGCATTAACTAGTGAACAAAGCCAAATACCATTAGCAATGATTATGTTAAGCTTAGCATTAATTAGTTTAATTTTTTTCAGATGGTTTGTTTATAGTCAAAAGATAAATGATTAA
- a CDS encoding membrane lipoprotein translates to MFKKISCALTAGAIGAVFLNFVVSMIYGFDSSDDFQLTLYRLMLWSCLWSLLLVVPKFDKKKWFLKTSIIATLAILFNFIILMPFHGVGLFAYYAPASIFLGNIIFNAIWCLTAGYWYHLCIDD, encoded by the coding sequence ATGTTCAAAAAAATTTCTTGTGCGCTAACTGCTGGTGCTATTGGAGCAGTTTTTTTAAACTTTGTTGTATCGATGATTTACGGATTTGATAGCTCCGATGATTTTCAATTAACACTTTATCGCTTAATGCTTTGGAGTTGTTTATGGTCTTTGTTATTAGTTGTGCCAAAATTTGATAAAAAAAAATGGTTTTTAAAAACGTCAATCATTGCAACGCTCGCAATATTATTTAACTTTATTATTTTAATGCCTTTTCATGGTGTCGGTCTTTTTGCCTATTATGCACCTGCCTCAATCTTTTTAGGTAATATCATCTTTAATGCCATCTGGTGCTTAACTGCAGGTTACTGGTATCATTTATGTATTGATGATTAA